DNA from Evansella sp. LMS18:
ACATGGAAGGACGAACGCTATGCCCAGTGGGGGTTGGATTCTCTTTTTAAAGAGGAGTGGCCAAAGAATAATATTGATGTCCGTGAATGGGACTTTGAAAATGGAGAGCAAAGCATCGCCAAAGCTGAGTCTGCAAACACGGCTATTACAATTAGTGAGATTACTTTAGCTGAGTCAGGCACGACTGTTGTTTTTAGCGATAAAGACAAGGGGAGGATGGTCAGCTTTTTGCCGGCTACCTATATTGCCCTCGTGCCAAAAAGCTCTCTTGTCCCAAGAATCACACAGGCAGCCAGGAAAATGAGAGAAATTCAACAGGAAACAGGGCGCGTCCCTTCATGTATTAATTTTATTACGGGACCAAGCAACTCCGCCGATATTGAACTAAATCTCGTTGTCGGTGTTCACGGTCCGATAAAAGCATCGTATATTCTTATTAATGATCTTTAAGCGGGAAAATGAGGTATAGCTGCTATTGACCAGCTAACTAATTTAAGATAAAATTTATAGACGATTTATTTAGTGATACTCAGAAGGAGGATTATTAAAAATGCTGCCATCCAGAATTTGGTTTCGTACTTTGAACAAGTAATTTCATACGTTCAAAGGCTCTGCTCGTGAACGCAGAGTAAACGGGATCAGTCTGTCCTT
Protein-coding regions in this window:
- a CDS encoding lactate utilization protein C → MAGTIQNQDKFLNKIASRFGRERISSAVERPDWKFRPQDEVLKDASQEELVDVLKKQCANIHTDFYETEKKDLPKILDQVVSSYGGGSVITWKDERYAQWGLDSLFKEEWPKNNIDVREWDFENGEQSIAKAESANTAITISEITLAESGTTVVFSDKDKGRMVSFLPATYIALVPKSSLVPRITQAARKMREIQQETGRVPSCINFITGPSNSADIELNLVVGVHGPIKASYILINDL